In Verrucomicrobiota bacterium, the genomic window CCCATAATCAAGTGCTATAAATAATCCATTCCAATTAAGATTCAGGATAGTAGCTGCGAGCGATTTTGTGGCTAGCGGCAGGTCGATAATATAACCTTCAGGCGCATGAATGGGCAGTTGGTTCTCGAAGTCGTCAACCTCCGGAGAAAGTGCGCTCAGGATTATTTCCGAAAGCTGCTTGTCTGATACATCTACCCCGAGCTCCTTCCAGCTTTCCTCCAGGTAGACAATACGATGAAACGGTTGTGCATCGAAAAGCTCGTTTGAGAAAACGATACAATTGCCTGTGAAGTTTAATTCATCGTTTGGTCCGAATCTCAAATTATCGCGAAACGGACATTCCACCTTATCCCACCATCCCGGGTCTTTTTCGTAGCCAATCTCAACAAGAGTCCAGTCTTTCAAATCAATTGGCTGTGCCTCTTGTTCCTGGAGAAGCGTGCTAGCCGCATTGGTTACCAAAGCTCCAAAAATGGGGCCGAGGCTTTGCGAAGTATAAAAATCTGTATCTTCTGAGCGACCAACCCGTTCCGCAGCTCTGCAATAATACCCGAATTCTGAGTCATAAAGTGCGAATTGAATGAAGTCCTTATAGTTAAGCTGATGGTTTGCAGGACTTGCGTCTCGCATTTTATGGATCAGTTTGAGGGTATTTGGATGTGCTGGTGCAACACTCATTTCGAAAGACTTGAAAAACCTGGGAAATATTGGGGTATTAAGCAGTCTATTACATATGTGCTTTCTATTATGAGACGAGATTTAACTGTTACGGTTTTTTGGGTTTCGATTCTTTCTACTGCTGCGCTTACGAACTTAAGTGATGTTTTTGGTGGAACGCGTGTGGCTCTGGGCAGCGACTTTCAATTTATTCAGGAAACCCTCAGCTTTACCTCAATCGCTTCAGATAAGACCGACGTTACCGAATCACCGGAGCAGGCAGGGAATGTCATCGATGATCTACTTCAGTCTCTCGATGAAAATTCTGAGTATTTGGCCCGCAAGGAAGCTGCCGAATTCGAAATAGAAACGGAACAACGTTATAGTGGAATAGGCGTCGAAGTAGAATGGTCCGATGATCGAGTTACTATTGTTTCACCATTTGA contains:
- a CDS encoding SAM-dependent methyltransferase — protein: MSVAPAHPNTLKLIHKMRDASPANHQLNYKDFIQFALYDSEFGYYCRAAERVGRSEDTDFYTSQSLGPIFGALVTNAASTLLQEQEAQPIDLKDWTLVEIGYEKDPGWWDKVECPFRDNLRFGPNDELNFTGNCIVFSNELFDAQPFHRIVYLEESWKELGVDVSDKQLSEIILSALSPEVDDFENQLPIHAPEGYIIDLPLATKSLAATILNLNWNGLFIALDYGKPWAQLASDFPYGTARSYFRHKQSPDLIAQPGMQDLTCHICWDWLEESLTSANFQNIAVKSQEAFFVKHAAKSIEQIISANLGQFDENRQSLMHLIHPGSMGQQFQVLSGYRPNESWKL